The uncultured Desulfuromonas sp. genome has a segment encoding these proteins:
- a CDS encoding replication initiation factor domain-containing protein: MASQTPVIPSYSFTRSKSTPYSITGSLNTIAQAEISIDWLAFTFPITSKVKDVDLLPVVLGLTNHPVNHCPRGLNGYSAMFEVGGAKVLYKGSPEMGIHIVLSGRCLRDNYPDPLELIQHVLMLGARFSRIDIAFDDYVGHIPIRRVRKSVQKGCCVGKSKKYHVLEEGKLSSGEIIGQGVQIGVRTSSVIVRFYDKRLERLKALQDDPDFQGKLPDQWNRCELEVKNNAAQELAKQLYTIEDLRSVALRVLNEYVSFRIPNAKDSNRSRWKVTEWWYKFVDLVKGICLSKAKNESTEDSKRRWFVKQVAPSFAYLLHRFGADHMEEIYKHGAAKLRGEDESLIDSLDEKRRSEQRPKIDLEPFPSVDDLDDCPF; encoded by the coding sequence GTGGCTAGTCAAACCCCTGTAATTCCGTCTTATTCCTTCACCCGCTCAAAATCGACCCCGTATAGTATTACGGGGTCGCTAAATACAATCGCACAGGCAGAAATATCAATTGACTGGTTAGCTTTTACGTTTCCCATCACCTCCAAGGTCAAGGACGTTGACCTTTTGCCTGTGGTTCTCGGTTTGACAAATCATCCTGTTAACCATTGTCCGCGTGGCCTTAACGGTTATTCTGCCATGTTTGAGGTTGGCGGTGCGAAGGTCTTGTACAAAGGCTCCCCAGAGATGGGGATACACATCGTACTGTCTGGTCGCTGTCTACGCGATAATTACCCTGATCCTCTTGAGTTGATTCAACATGTTCTTATGCTTGGCGCTCGTTTCTCTCGGATCGACATTGCCTTTGATGACTATGTTGGTCATATCCCCATCCGGCGTGTCCGTAAATCTGTACAAAAAGGCTGCTGTGTCGGTAAGTCTAAGAAGTATCACGTCCTTGAAGAGGGCAAGCTTTCCTCCGGTGAAATTATCGGTCAGGGTGTCCAAATCGGGGTTCGCACAAGTTCTGTCATTGTGCGTTTTTATGACAAGCGCTTGGAACGCCTCAAGGCGCTTCAAGATGATCCTGACTTTCAAGGCAAGCTCCCCGATCAGTGGAACCGCTGTGAGCTGGAAGTTAAAAACAATGCAGCTCAAGAGCTGGCGAAGCAGCTCTACACAATAGAAGATCTGAGGTCCGTAGCCCTCAGGGTGTTGAATGAATACGTATCATTCCGCATTCCTAACGCTAAAGACTCTAATCGTTCTCGTTGGAAGGTCACAGAGTGGTGGTACAAATTTGTTGATCTGGTCAAAGGGATTTGTTTGAGCAAGGCGAAAAACGAATCAACAGAAGACAGTAAACGCCGTTGGTTCGTCAAACAGGTGGCTCCGTCCTTTGCGTATCTCCTGCATCGTTTCGGTGCCGATCACATGGAGGAAATATATAAGCACGGTGCAGCAAAGCTGCGCGGTGAGGATGAATCTCTAATTGACTCCCTGGACGAAAAGCGACGATCTGAACAACGCCCAAAAATCGATTTAGAGCCATTTCCAAGTGTAGATGATCTAGACGACTGTCCTTTCTAG
- a CDS encoding Zn-dependent hydrolase, whose protein sequence is MIDSKRFENDFRNVAQFGVLDNGGVTRLALTKADHDARNYLIRKMQEAGLDVHIDNFGNIRGRRPGTDDHVPAVMMGSHLDTVPQGGHYDGIIGVLAALEVVRQLNDQHIKTKYPVEIINFCCEESSRFGVATLGSKGLTGQLNPEQMKTICDKDGISFYQALQQSGCSPDEAAHDQLSTDDVKAFFELHIEQGPVLEHHDEQLGIVEAIAAPSRFRVTIKGRSDHSGTTPMLLRQDALVVAAKLILAVEQLAQNTSPQSVATVGEIINQPNAMNVVPGQVTLGVDIRDIDGARKTKMVEGFKQLIHEIEQQSGCQFQCDTLSDDEPVILERSLQQQLMDIAAARSWSYRVMPSGAGHDAMHMARIAPTALIFIPSRQGISHNIAESSSLEDIVRGMNMLYEAVLKTAIQV, encoded by the coding sequence ATGATCGATTCAAAACGTTTCGAAAATGATTTCCGCAACGTCGCCCAATTCGGTGTCCTGGACAACGGTGGCGTGACCCGGCTGGCCCTGACCAAAGCCGACCATGACGCCCGCAATTATCTGATCCGGAAAATGCAGGAAGCCGGTTTGGATGTCCATATCGACAATTTCGGCAACATTCGCGGCCGTCGTCCCGGAACAGACGATCACGTGCCGGCCGTGATGATGGGATCTCATCTGGATACGGTGCCTCAAGGGGGCCACTACGATGGGATTATCGGCGTTCTGGCCGCGCTTGAAGTCGTCCGCCAGCTTAACGACCAACACATCAAAACTAAATATCCTGTTGAAATTATTAACTTTTGTTGCGAAGAATCGAGTCGATTCGGTGTCGCGACACTGGGAAGTAAAGGTCTGACCGGGCAGCTGAACCCTGAACAAATGAAAACTATTTGCGACAAAGACGGCATCAGCTTTTATCAGGCCTTGCAGCAGTCCGGATGTTCTCCAGATGAGGCAGCACACGATCAATTAAGCACGGATGACGTGAAAGCATTCTTTGAATTGCACATCGAACAAGGTCCGGTATTGGAACATCACGATGAGCAGTTAGGAATTGTTGAAGCCATTGCCGCACCGAGTCGCTTCAGGGTGACCATTAAGGGGCGCAGTGATCATTCCGGCACAACACCGATGCTTTTACGTCAGGATGCCTTGGTGGTTGCCGCCAAGCTGATCCTGGCTGTTGAACAGTTGGCGCAAAATACAAGTCCGCAAAGTGTTGCCACCGTAGGTGAAATCATCAATCAGCCCAATGCCATGAATGTGGTTCCGGGTCAGGTCACTTTAGGCGTCGATATTCGTGATATCGACGGCGCACGCAAAACAAAAATGGTCGAAGGCTTCAAACAGTTAATCCATGAGATTGAACAACAATCAGGCTGTCAATTTCAATGTGACACGCTCAGTGACGATGAACCGGTCATCCTTGAACGCAGCCTCCAGCAACAATTGATGGACATTGCCGCGGCTCGCAGCTGGAGCTACCGAGTGATGCCCAGTGGTGCCGGTCATGACGCCATGCACATGGCACGTATCGCACCAACAGCACTGATCTTTATTCCAAGCCGGCAAGGGATCAGTCACAACATCGCAGAAAGCAGTTCCCTTGAAGACATTGTTCGCGGTATGAACATGCTGTATGAAGCTGTGCTTAAAACAGCCATTCAAGTCTGA
- the recG gene encoding ATP-dependent DNA helicase RecG, which translates to MAMGQDTTSSAVLNAPLSSLKGVGPKLCEKLTRLGLHTVEDLLYTLPHRYEDRRHFSPINQLKPGESGQFCGKILQADEVPLGRSRKKIFEVVASDDSGQILLKWFHYRRDWMKKQYTPGRTIYAYGEVRIFSGRREILHPEVDFNAHDSSDAMRILPVYPLTEGLSQKQLRSFCQQAVCAYADAVVSHLPEWILKKRALLPLNEALLQCHCPPQDSDFHLLQSGEHPGRQTLVYDEFFYLQLGLALRRRGVQVEQGRAFTLEHRYTQPLAKALPFSLTSAQKRVLGEIKRDMLAPHPMNRLIQGDVGSGKTIVALMSALIAIENGAQTAVLAPTEILAEQHYRQFHHWMTQLQLNCALLTGSTPKAERQSILEKLSQGAIQLLVGTHAILQPDVQFEDLGLVIIDEQHRFGVQQRQQLRKKGHSPDTLVMTATPIPRTLSLTLYGDLAMSVIDELPPGRTPITTRIARASQRQQLLDFVCRELDKGYQVYFVYPLVEESERSELKAATEAFEALQAELGGKYSGGLLHGRLHSRDKEAVMDQFKKGEINYLVSTTVIEVGIDVPNASVMVIEHAERFGLAQLHQLRGRVGRGAAKSYCILVQSDQCSNDGRQRLQIMQQSNDGFVIAEADLELRGPGEFLGTRQAGIENFRVANLLHDAVVLEQAREDALQLVETDDLPTSAKYAGLRQTLKQRWGSRLELASVG; encoded by the coding sequence ATGGCAATGGGACAGGATACGACATCGTCTGCTGTATTAAACGCCCCTTTGAGCTCCCTCAAAGGGGTGGGTCCCAAACTCTGTGAAAAGCTGACCCGCCTCGGTCTTCATACCGTTGAAGACCTGCTTTACACCTTACCGCATCGCTACGAAGATCGTCGCCACTTTTCCCCGATTAACCAGCTGAAACCGGGAGAATCCGGTCAATTTTGCGGAAAAATTCTCCAGGCCGACGAGGTGCCGCTCGGGCGTAGTCGCAAGAAGATCTTTGAAGTCGTTGCTAGTGACGACAGCGGCCAAATTCTCCTCAAATGGTTTCACTACCGTCGCGACTGGATGAAAAAGCAATATACGCCGGGCCGCACCATTTATGCTTATGGTGAAGTGCGCATATTTTCCGGTCGGCGCGAAATCCTTCATCCTGAAGTCGACTTCAATGCCCACGATAGTTCCGACGCCATGCGTATTCTGCCGGTTTATCCCCTGACCGAAGGATTATCTCAGAAACAGTTGCGCTCTTTCTGCCAACAGGCTGTTTGCGCGTATGCCGATGCCGTTGTCAGTCATCTGCCTGAATGGATTCTGAAAAAGAGGGCGTTACTGCCGTTAAATGAAGCCCTGTTGCAATGCCATTGTCCCCCTCAAGACAGTGATTTTCATCTGTTGCAATCAGGTGAGCATCCAGGCCGACAGACCTTGGTCTACGACGAATTTTTTTATCTGCAGCTCGGTTTGGCTTTGCGTCGGCGTGGTGTCCAGGTAGAGCAGGGCAGAGCGTTCACTCTCGAGCATCGCTACACCCAACCGTTGGCCAAAGCACTGCCGTTCAGTCTAACCTCAGCACAAAAACGCGTACTTGGCGAAATCAAACGGGACATGTTGGCTCCGCACCCGATGAACCGCCTCATTCAGGGCGACGTCGGCAGTGGCAAAACCATCGTAGCGTTGATGTCGGCACTCATTGCCATTGAAAACGGGGCCCAGACAGCAGTGCTGGCGCCGACGGAAATCCTCGCTGAACAGCATTATCGCCAGTTTCACCACTGGATGACACAGTTGCAACTCAACTGCGCCCTGCTCACTGGATCTACACCGAAAGCGGAACGGCAGAGCATCCTCGAAAAACTTTCTCAGGGTGCCATTCAGTTGCTGGTTGGTACTCACGCGATCCTGCAACCGGATGTCCAATTCGAAGATCTGGGCTTGGTTATTATCGACGAACAACACCGTTTCGGCGTCCAGCAACGCCAACAATTGCGTAAAAAAGGTCATAGTCCCGACACCCTGGTGATGACGGCAACACCGATTCCACGCACCTTATCCTTGACGTTGTATGGTGATCTGGCCATGTCGGTGATCGATGAATTGCCTCCCGGCAGAACGCCCATCACCACCCGCATTGCCCGTGCATCACAACGGCAACAACTGCTTGATTTTGTCTGCCGCGAACTCGACAAAGGCTATCAGGTCTATTTTGTGTACCCTTTGGTTGAAGAAAGTGAACGTTCCGAACTCAAAGCGGCGACCGAGGCTTTTGAGGCGCTGCAAGCTGAACTTGGCGGCAAATATAGCGGCGGGTTGCTGCATGGCCGGTTGCATTCACGTGACAAAGAAGCCGTCATGGATCAGTTCAAAAAAGGCGAGATCAACTATCTGGTCTCGACAACCGTCATCGAGGTCGGCATTGATGTCCCCAACGCCTCTGTCATGGTCATCGAGCATGCCGAACGTTTTGGCCTGGCGCAACTGCATCAGTTGCGAGGCCGGGTAGGGCGCGGCGCCGCTAAAAGTTATTGTATTCTGGTACAATCGGATCAATGCAGCAATGACGGACGGCAGCGGCTCCAGATTATGCAGCAGTCCAACGATGGTTTTGTCATTGCAGAAGCCGATCTCGAATTACGCGGTCCCGGCGAGTTTCTTGGTACGCGTCAGGCGGGGATTGAAAATTTCCGCGTTGCCAACCTCCTGCATGATGCCGTTGTTCTTGAACAAGCCCGAGAAGACGCCCTGCAACTGGTCGAAACAGACGATTTGCCGACCTCGGCAAAGTATGCCGGTTTACGTCAGACCTTAAAACAACGCTGGGGCAGCCGTCTGGAACTGGCCAGTGTTGGATAA
- a CDS encoding DUF1858 domain-containing protein, which yields MFDKTTKMTEVLKGHPKAKEVLESFGLQCSTCSGAKHESVELGATNHGLDVNELLTRLNALFDEESDS from the coding sequence ATGTTTGATAAAACCACCAAAATGACGGAAGTTCTTAAAGGGCATCCCAAGGCGAAAGAGGTTCTTGAGTCCTTTGGACTTCAATGCTCAACCTGTTCCGGTGCCAAGCATGAATCCGTTGAACTGGGTGCCACCAACCACGGTCTTGACGTCAACGAATTGCTTACCCGCCTCAATGCCTTGTTCGACGAGGAATCTGACTCGTAA
- the greA gene encoding transcription elongation factor GreA yields the protein MADSVPMTPECYARLQEELKTRIKVDRPKVVQDIAEARSHGDLSENAEYDAAKDRQGHIEGRIAELNDKLARAEVIDPKSINSDKIVFGATVTLFDTDSDAEVIYQIVGEDEADIKKGKISVTSPVGKALIGHTLDDEVRIQVPSGTRIYEVTEIEYK from the coding sequence ATGGCTGATTCCGTACCGATGACACCCGAATGTTACGCGCGTCTTCAGGAAGAACTTAAAACCCGCATTAAAGTTGATCGGCCTAAAGTCGTTCAGGATATTGCCGAGGCCCGCTCTCATGGAGACCTGTCTGAAAACGCTGAATACGATGCCGCCAAAGACCGTCAAGGCCATATCGAAGGGCGCATTGCCGAATTGAATGACAAGCTGGCACGGGCTGAAGTGATTGATCCGAAAAGCATCAATTCGGATAAAATCGTTTTTGGTGCAACGGTGACCCTGTTTGACACCGACTCCGATGCTGAAGTGATCTACCAGATCGTTGGTGAAGATGAAGCCGATATCAAAAAAGGCAAGATCTCCGTCACCTCTCCGGTTGGCAAAGCCCTGATCGGCCACACCCTTGATGATGAAGTACGTATTCAAGTGCCCTCAGGTACCAGAATTTATGAAGTTACGGAAATTGAATACAAATAG
- the carB gene encoding carbamoyl-phosphate synthase large subunit, which yields MPKRTDIKKILIIGAGPIVIGQACEFDYSGTQACKALKDEGYEVVLLNSNPATIMTDPDFADRTYVEPVTPAVLAKIIEKERPDAVLPTLGGQTALNTAVAVAKDGTLDKFGVELIGAKLPAIEKAEDRTLFKQAMASIGVAVPRSGLAHNYEEAMEVIEEVGFPAIIRPSFTLGGTGGGIAYNREEYEAMAVAGIDASPTDEILVEESVIGWKEYELEVMRDLADNVVIICSIENFDAMGVHTGDSITVAPAQTLTDKEYQILRDASLKIIREIGVETGGSNIQFGINPKDGRLVVIEMNPRVSRSSALASKATGFPIAKIAAKLSVGYTLDEIPNDITRETYASFEPTIDYVVTKVPRFTFEKFPSTDPTLTTQMKSVGEAMAIGRTFKESFQKALRSMEIGSDGFESRLFASPGDVDTALSARDMELLRDKLRVPNVDRTWYLGDALRAGMSVEEIYQLSGIDPWFVNNIAQIIAKEKELYSHRESVLTGSEQGLDLLRDAKQYGFSDRRLAYLCGTNEGVIRQLRYDHGIRPVYKRVDTCAAEFEAFTPYMYSTYEEECEAEPSDRKKIMILGGGPNRIGQGIEFDYCCVHGAFALHDDGFETIMVNCNPETVSTDYDTSDRLYFEPLTLEDVLEIVAVENPHGVIVQFGGQTPLKLAVALEKAGVPIIGTSPDAIDRAEDRERFQALLHKLELKQPANGLARSFEEAETIAEQIGYPVVVRPSYVLGGRAMEIVYGIDQLRNYMKFAVQASPEHPILIDKFLDHAIEIDVDALADGTDVVIGGIMQHIEEAGIHSGDSACSLPPYSLAEELVEEVRRQTRALALELGVVGLMNIQFAVKDNVVYLIEVNPRASRTSPFVSKATGRPLAKIAARLMSGKTLKELGILNDIVPDHVAVKESVFPFAKFPGVDTLLGPEMKSTGEVMGLDRDFGKAFAKAQLGAGVNLPLSGKVFISVKDSDKPETIAIAKKLVDAGFSLIATGGTATTLQDNGLPVERVNKVKEGRPHCVDAIKNGDIAMVFNTTFGMQSIADSYSIRRSALMYSVAYFTTVAGMDAAVDGIRAMQRETLDVVALQEYSSNS from the coding sequence ATGCCTAAACGTACAGACATAAAAAAGATCCTGATTATCGGTGCCGGCCCCATCGTCATCGGTCAGGCCTGCGAGTTTGACTACTCTGGCACTCAGGCGTGCAAGGCGCTTAAAGATGAGGGCTATGAAGTGGTCCTGCTCAATTCCAACCCGGCGACCATCATGACCGACCCGGATTTCGCTGACCGCACTTACGTTGAGCCGGTGACGCCGGCGGTGCTGGCGAAAATCATTGAAAAAGAACGTCCCGATGCCGTCCTGCCGACCCTGGGTGGTCAGACGGCGCTCAATACCGCCGTGGCCGTGGCCAAAGACGGCACCTTGGATAAATTCGGCGTTGAGTTGATCGGCGCCAAGCTGCCGGCCATTGAAAAAGCCGAAGACCGCACCTTATTTAAACAGGCCATGGCGAGTATTGGTGTCGCCGTGCCGCGTTCCGGTCTGGCGCATAACTACGAAGAAGCCATGGAAGTGATCGAAGAGGTGGGTTTCCCGGCGATCATCCGTCCTTCTTTTACCCTGGGCGGCACCGGTGGCGGCATTGCCTACAACCGTGAAGAGTACGAAGCCATGGCCGTGGCCGGTATCGATGCGTCGCCGACCGATGAGATTCTGGTGGAAGAATCGGTCATCGGCTGGAAAGAATATGAGCTTGAGGTGATGCGCGACCTCGCCGACAACGTCGTCATCATCTGTTCCATTGAAAACTTCGATGCCATGGGCGTGCACACCGGTGATTCCATCACCGTGGCGCCGGCCCAGACGCTGACCGACAAGGAATATCAGATTCTGCGTGACGCTTCGCTGAAGATCATCCGCGAAATCGGCGTTGAAACCGGTGGCTCCAACATCCAGTTCGGTATCAATCCCAAAGACGGCCGTCTGGTGGTTATTGAGATGAACCCGCGCGTGTCCCGTTCTTCGGCACTGGCGTCCAAAGCCACCGGCTTCCCGATTGCCAAGATCGCGGCCAAGCTGTCAGTCGGCTACACTCTGGATGAAATTCCCAACGACATCACCCGCGAGACCTATGCGTCGTTTGAGCCAACCATCGACTATGTGGTGACCAAGGTTCCGCGTTTTACCTTTGAGAAATTCCCCAGCACCGATCCGACGCTGACCACACAGATGAAGTCGGTGGGTGAGGCGATGGCCATCGGCCGTACGTTTAAGGAAAGCTTCCAGAAGGCACTGCGTTCCATGGAGATCGGCTCTGACGGGTTTGAAAGTCGTCTGTTTGCCTCTCCCGGCGATGTTGATACGGCATTGAGCGCCCGTGATATGGAATTACTGCGTGATAAGCTGCGCGTTCCCAATGTCGATCGCACCTGGTATCTCGGCGATGCGCTGCGCGCCGGCATGTCGGTTGAGGAGATCTATCAGCTCAGCGGCATTGACCCCTGGTTTGTTAACAATATAGCTCAGATCATCGCCAAGGAAAAAGAACTCTACAGCCATCGTGAATCGGTGCTGACTGGCTCGGAGCAGGGGCTGGATCTGCTGCGCGATGCCAAACAATACGGCTTCTCTGATCGTCGACTGGCTTATCTCTGCGGCACCAATGAAGGGGTGATCCGCCAGCTGCGGTATGACCATGGTATTCGCCCGGTCTATAAACGCGTGGACACCTGTGCGGCCGAATTTGAGGCCTTCACGCCTTATATGTACTCCACCTATGAGGAAGAGTGTGAAGCGGAGCCCAGTGATCGCAAGAAAATCATGATCCTCGGCGGTGGCCCCAACCGTATTGGCCAGGGGATTGAGTTTGACTACTGCTGCGTTCACGGTGCTTTTGCCCTGCACGATGACGGCTTTGAAACCATCATGGTCAACTGCAACCCGGAAACGGTTTCTACCGACTATGACACCTCAGACCGTCTCTATTTCGAACCGCTGACCCTTGAAGACGTTCTGGAGATCGTCGCTGTCGAAAATCCGCATGGGGTGATTGTTCAGTTCGGCGGCCAGACCCCGCTGAAGCTGGCCGTGGCTCTGGAAAAAGCCGGTGTGCCCATTATCGGCACCAGTCCGGACGCCATTGACCGCGCGGAAGACCGTGAGCGGTTCCAGGCGTTGCTGCACAAGCTGGAACTCAAGCAACCGGCCAACGGGCTGGCACGTTCCTTCGAGGAAGCGGAAACCATTGCTGAACAGATCGGCTATCCGGTGGTTGTGCGGCCGTCTTATGTCCTCGGCGGGCGCGCCATGGAAATCGTCTACGGCATTGACCAGTTGCGCAATTACATGAAGTTCGCGGTCCAGGCTTCTCCGGAGCACCCGATTCTCATTGATAAGTTCCTCGATCACGCCATTGAGATTGATGTCGATGCCCTGGCCGATGGTACGGATGTCGTCATCGGCGGCATCATGCAACATATTGAGGAAGCCGGTATTCACTCCGGTGACTCGGCCTGCTCCCTGCCGCCATATTCTCTCGCCGAAGAACTGGTCGAAGAGGTGCGCCGTCAGACCCGTGCCCTCGCGCTTGAGTTGGGCGTCGTCGGCCTGATGAATATTCAGTTCGCGGTGAAGGATAACGTGGTCTATCTCATTGAGGTCAACCCGCGTGCCAGCCGCACCTCACCGTTTGTCTCTAAAGCGACCGGCCGTCCGCTGGCCAAGATCGCGGCACGGCTGATGTCCGGTAAAACGCTGAAGGAACTGGGCATCCTTAACGACATTGTCCCCGATCATGTCGCGGTCAAAGAGTCGGTATTCCCGTTTGCCAAGTTCCCCGGCGTCGATACGCTGCTGGGTCCGGAAATGAAATCCACCGGCGAGGTTATGGGGCTGGATCGGGACTTCGGCAAGGCGTTTGCCAAAGCCCAACTCGGTGCCGGGGTCAACTTGCCGTTGAGTGGCAAAGTGTTTATCAGTGTCAAAGACAGTGATAAGCCGGAAACCATTGCCATCGCCAAAAAACTGGTCGATGCCGGATTCAGCCTGATCGCCACCGGTGGCACCGCAACAACGCTGCAGGACAACGGCCTGCCGGTTGAGCGGGTCAACAAAGTGAAAGAAGGGCGACCGCATTGTGTCGACGCCATTAAAAACGGTGACATTGCCATGGTGTTCAACACTACCTTCGGCATGCAGTCCATCGCTGACTCTTACTCGATCCGCCGTTCGGCGCTGATGTACAGTGTGGCGTACTTTACAACGGTCGCCGGTATGGATGCGGCGGTTGACGGCATCCGTGCCATGCAGAGAGAAACCCTTGACGTTGTCGCACTGCAAGAGTATAGTTCAAACTCTTAA
- the carA gene encoding glutamine-hydrolyzing carbamoyl-phosphate synthase small subunit: MKAILALADGRVFHGQSIGAVGETFGEVVFNTSMSGYQEILTDPSYHGEIVTMTYPQIGNYGVNAEDVESDKPHLAGFVVKELCDFPSNWRSEKTLNAYLQENNIVGIQGIDTRALVKHIRDHGAQTGVISSTDLDVDSLVEKARKAPGLVGRDLVKEVTTEESYSWTQGLWDLETGYTELIEPARFHVVAYDFGIKRNILRNLVSAGCRVTVVPATTPAADVLALNPDGVFLSNGPGDPEPITYAQENIRQLLGKVPLFGICLGHQLLAIALGGSTYKLKFGHRGGNQPVQQDENRRVEITSQNHGFAVDAKSLEAASGISHINLNDNTVEGLCHNSFPAFSVQYHPEASPGPHDAHYLFDRFIALMEDFKKN; this comes from the coding sequence ATGAAAGCTATTCTGGCTCTCGCAGATGGCCGCGTTTTTCACGGTCAGAGCATTGGTGCCGTTGGGGAAACCTTCGGTGAAGTTGTTTTTAATACCAGTATGAGCGGCTATCAGGAGATCCTGACCGACCCGTCCTATCATGGCGAAATCGTCACCATGACCTATCCGCAGATCGGCAACTACGGTGTCAACGCGGAAGACGTTGAATCCGACAAGCCGCATCTGGCCGGTTTTGTGGTCAAGGAACTATGTGATTTCCCCAGCAACTGGCGTAGCGAAAAAACACTCAATGCCTATCTTCAGGAGAACAACATCGTCGGTATTCAGGGCATTGACACCCGCGCTCTGGTCAAACATATTCGCGATCACGGGGCGCAAACCGGTGTGATCTCTTCAACGGATCTTGATGTGGACAGCCTGGTTGAAAAAGCCCGTAAAGCTCCGGGTTTGGTGGGCCGAGATCTGGTCAAAGAAGTGACGACGGAGGAATCCTACTCCTGGACACAGGGACTGTGGGACCTGGAAACCGGCTATACTGAGCTGATTGAACCGGCACGCTTTCATGTCGTGGCGTATGATTTCGGCATCAAGCGCAACATCCTGCGTAATCTGGTCAGCGCCGGATGCCGAGTGACCGTGGTTCCGGCAACAACTCCCGCAGCCGACGTTCTGGCCCTGAACCCGGATGGCGTCTTCCTGAGTAACGGTCCCGGTGACCCGGAGCCGATCACCTATGCACAAGAAAACATTCGTCAACTGCTCGGCAAAGTGCCTCTGTTCGGTATCTGCCTCGGCCACCAATTGCTGGCCATTGCTCTGGGCGGCTCCACCTACAAATTGAAATTCGGCCACCGCGGCGGCAACCAACCGGTGCAGCAGGATGAAAATCGTCGCGTCGAGATTACCTCACAGAATCACGGTTTCGCCGTCGACGCCAAAAGCCTTGAGGCCGCCTCAGGCATCAGTCACATCAACCTCAATGACAATACGGTGGAAGGCTTGTGTCACAACAGCTTTCCGGCATTTTCGGTCCAGTACCATCCGGAGGCATCACCCGGTCCTCACGATGCACATTACCTGTTTGACCGTTTTATCGCCCTGATGGAAGACTTCAAGAAAAACTAG